In Marinilabiliales bacterium, the genomic window GTTATACTAAAGTGGCTCATTGATGAAGGATATGATGTAATTGCCTATATAGCCGATGTAGGCCAGGATGACAATTTTGACGAAGCGAGGGAGAAGGCCCTGGCTATTGGGGCGTCAAATGTATATATTGAGGATCTCAAGGAAGAGTTTGTTACAGGTTATATATTTCCGGCAATAAAGGCAAACGCTGTGTACGAGAGCCGGTACCTGCTCGGTACTGCACTGGCAAGGCCCCTTATTGCTAAAAGACAGATTGAAATAGCAGCAGCCGAAAATGCGGGTTATGTATCGCATGGTGCAACTGGCAAAGGGAATGACCAGGTAAGGTTTGAACTTACCTATTATGCACTTAACCCCCGCATAAAGGTTTTTGCACCCTGGAAAAACAAGAAATTCCTCGACCGGTTCAAGGGGAGGACTGATCTGCTGAGTTATGCCGGGGAAAAGGGAATTCCTGTAAAGGCGACCCTTAAGAAGCCATACAGTGAAGATGACAACCTGATGCACATCAGTCATGAGGCCGGAATACTTGAAGATCCGGGATATAAGGCCGGGAAGGATATAATATCGCGCATCATGATGCCCCAGGATGCACCTGACAGCGAGACACACCTATCCATCACATTCAAGGACGGCGATCCGGTCAGGGTTTCAAACACCGACGACAACACAGAAAAAACGGGCGCCCTGGAACTGTTTAATTACCTTAACACATTGGGAGCTGAAAACGGCATTGGCCTCCTCGACATGGTTGAAAACAGGTATGTTGGCATTAAATCCCGCGGGGTCTATGAAACTCCGGGGGCAGAGATACTTCTGAAAGCACACATGGATATTGAAGGCATTGCAATGGACAGGGAGGTGATGCGGCTGCGAAACATGTTATCGCCTATATTTGCCGAACTCGTTTATAACGGATTCTGGTTCAGTCCGGAGATGGAGTTTCTGATGGCCGCTGTAAACAAGAGCCAGGAGCTAATTGACGGTACAGTTCACCTGACACTGTATAAAGGCAACGTGATGATTGACGGACGGGAATCACCCAGTTCGCTTTACGACCAGGACCTTTCAAGTATGGACCTGGAGGGAGGTTTCAACCAGCAGGACAGCGAAGGGTTTATAAAGATCAACGCGATCAGGCTTATGGCCCATCACGCCATAACCGTATCAAGACAATCATCCTGACAATGAAGCTTTGGGAAAAAGGAAAGAAAACTGACAGGCTTGTAGAGGAATTTACAAGCGGACAGGACCGTCAGCTCGATCTGATGCTCGCACCCTGGGATGTATTAGGCACCATTGCCCATGTAAGGATGCTGGAAAAATCAGGCTTGCTTTCATTGAGCGAGCTCGTGAATCTGGAAAAAGAACTGAAAGCGATCTATGCCAGGGCTGTTTCAGGCGAATTCACAATTGATGAGGGTGTCGAAGATGTCCACTCCCAGGTGGAGATCCTGCTGACAGCGGCCCTTGGTGAAACTGGTAAAAAAGTCCATGCTGCAAGATCCAGAAACGACCAGGTGCTGGTTGACCTGAAACTGTTTACCAGGGCCAGGTTAAAAGAGATCTCTGAACAGATGGTTGTATTGTTCAACACCCTGCTGCGGCTCAGCAACAGGTACAAGGATGTGATGATGCCCGGATACACCCATATGCAGGTTGCCATGCCTTCATCCTTTGGCTTGTGGTTCGGTGCATGGGCAGAATGCCTTGTTGACGACATGATATTAATTGAGGCGGCATACAGGGTGGCTGATCAGAATCCGCTCGGATCGGCAGCCGGTTTTGGCTCCTCATTTCCCGTCGACCGTGAAATGACAACATCCCTGCTGGGCTTCGGCAACATGCATGTGAATTCCGTAAATGCCCAGATGAGCCGCGGCAGGATGGAAAAAACTGTTGCATTTGCACTCGGCACAGTTGGCTCTACACTTTCAAGGATGGCCGGCGAAATATGCCTTTATAGCGGACAAAACTATAGGTTCATGGAGCTTCCTGAAGAATTCACCACAGGTTCAAGCATCATGCCGCATAAGAAAAACCCCGACATATTTGAGCTGGTACGCGCCAGGGGAAACAGGCTGCAATCGGTACAGGCAGAGATATCCATTATATGCACCAACCTGCCTTCAGGGTACCACAGGGATTATCAGCTTATCAAGGAGACCTACCTTCCGGCCTTCGGCCAGCTTGCAGATATTCTTTCGGTTACAAACAAGGTGGTGGATCAGATTAGGGTTAATCCTGACATACTGAACGACCCCATATACAGGGACCTCTACAGTGTGGAAGAAGTAAACAGGCTGGTAATTGGCGGAATGCCATTCAGAGATGCCTATCGTACCGTGGCTGATAATTTATCGGAAGGCGCTTCTGCCCCTGCTGACATGATCAGGCATACACATATCGGCAGCACTGGCAACCCGTGCAATGAAATGATCCAGAAGAAGATGGAAAGGATAATGGCGGGGTTTGATTTCACCGCCGCCGAAAAAGCGATAGCCGGCCTGCTTGAGTAACCGGGAGTTATTTTCTTTGATATGACAAACACCAGTATGAAAAATAACGGACTTTACTCACCTGAAAACGAACACGACAGCTGCGGAATAGGTTTCGTTGCAAGTATCAGGGGGAAAAAAACGCATGACATTGTTGAACGGGGACTGGAGGTGCTGCTGAATATGACCCACAGGGGTGCTGAAAGTGCCGACAATGTGACCGGTGACGGTGCCGGCATCATGGTACAGGTTCCCCACGAATTTTACAGTGCACAGACAAAAAACCTTCCCCCTGCAGGCCACTACGGCACCGGATTGATCTTCCTTCCAGGCAACAGCGCTGACCGGGAAAAGTGCGAGGAGATTCTACTCTCACAGGTGCATGAAGAAAAACTCGGGGTCATATCTCTGCGCGATGTTCCTGTGAACAACAAGGCTCTGGGCGAAACAGCCCTTGCAACAGAACCATATATTAAGCAGATTTTCATTTCCGGCAATCATGAACAGGATGACATGGAGCGTAAGCTGTACGTCATAAGAAAGCTTGCCGAGAATACAATCAGGAACTCAGGGATCGGACAGAAAGAGTGGTTCTCTATCCCCAGCCTCTCAACAAGGGTGATCGTATACAAGGGGATGTTCACACCGGAACAGTTGAAAGCATACTATCCGGACCTTGCCGACAATCTTTTTGCAAGCGCTATCGCTCTTGTCCATTCAAGATTCAGTACAAATACATTCCCCGCCTGGGGTCTTGCCCAGCCTTTCAGGTACCTTGCCCATAATGGGGAAATCAATACAATAAGGGGGAACCGTCTGTGGATGCAAACCAGGGAATCACTGCTGAAGACAGATCTTTTCGGCAGCGACCTGCAAAAACTCTTTCCGGTCATTGAACCAGGAAAGAGCGACTCTGCCTCGCTTGACAATGTACTGGAGTTTCTGGTGCTGACAGGGCGCTCACTTCCTCATGCCCTGTCAATGCTGGTACCTGAATCATTCAATGACAAGAATCCGATCCCGGGAAGCCTGAAAGACTATTATGAATACCACTCCACTATCATGGAGCCATGGGACGGGCCAGCGTCACTTCTGTTCTGCGACGGAAGGTATGTTGGGGGAACACTCGACCGCAACGGGCTTCGTCCTTCACGGTACCTGATAACAGATGATGATATGATAGTTATGGGTAGTGAAACCGGGGTGCAGGAATTCCCGCCTGACAGGATTAAGGAGAAGGGAAGGCTAAGGCCGGGCAAGATACTGCTTGTGGACACAAAACTTGGGGTAATAATCTCTGATGAGGAGCTGAAATCGCAGCTTTCAAAGATGAATCCATATGGTAACTGGCTACGGGATAACCGGCTTGAACTTGAGAATATTGAAATTAAGGAGAGGGTTCCATCAGGAATGGGAAGTAACTATCCTTTATGGATGAAAACTTTCGGTTATACGAGGGAAGATATTGAGGATATGATAAAGCCAATGTGCATTGATGGCAAGGAGCCTACCTCCTCGATGGGTAATGACACCCCTCCTGCCCTTTTGTCTGACAAGCCTCAAAGGCTCTATAATTACTTCAGACAGCAGTTCGCGCAGGTAACAAATCCGGCTATCGACCCGATAAGGGAGGGTCTTGTAATGTCACTCACCAATTACATTGGGTCACTCAACAAGAATATCCTGGATGAATCACCCAGTATCTGCAAGCTTGTCAAGTTTAAAAGCCCCGTTATCATAAATACCGACCTGAAAAAGCTCAAAGACCTTGATCAATCTGGTTTTTCACACCGGGAACTCAGTATGTTATTTGATCCGGCAGGAGGAAGCCGTGCAATGGAATCTGCACTTGAAAAGCTTTGCGCTGATGCAGAAAAGGCAGTGGATGAAAAGGTGAATTTCTTAATACTGACTGACAGGGGAATTGGTCCTGACCTGGCACCGGTTCCTTCACTCCTTGCAGTATCGGCAGTACACCATCACCTTATCCGCTCAAAGAAGAGGATGCAGACTGGTTTGATCGTAGAGACCGCCGAAGCCCGGGAGGTTATGCACTTTGCACTGCTGCTTGGATACGGGGCAAGTGTGGTTAACCCTTACCTGGCATTTGCCGTGATCGATGAACTGTCTAAGAAAGGAGAAACAGGGCTTGAATATAAGAAAGCCAGGGAAAACTACATATTGGCAATAGACAGCGGCATATTGAAGATCCTCTCAAAAATGGGTATTTCAACCCTGCGGAGTTATCATGGCGCCCAGATCTTTGAGTGCCTGGGCATATCGGAAGAGGTTGTAAACCGGTACTTCAACGGCACCGCCTCCAGTATAGGCGGTATCGGCCTTGACGGCATCGCCGCTGAAGCTGCCAAACCTCACCAGCAGGCATTCGCAGCTTCAGGGTCAGAAAACGGCTTTATGCCGGTTACCCAGGGATATTATTCTTTCAGGATGAACGGAGAGCATCACGGATGGAATCCTGAGACCATAAGCCTGCTGCAATGGGCTGCAAAAAATAATGATTATGACAAATACCGTGAATACAGCTCCCATGTGTACCTGGAAAACCGCAAACCGTCGTTTCTGAGAGGATACCTCGATATCAGGAAAAACCCGGTGCCCATTGACGAAGTTGAACCTGAGGAGGCTATCCTGAAAAGATTTGTAACCGGTGCCATGTCATATGGCTCCATAAGCAAGGAGGCACATGAGGCCCTTGCAATCGCTATGAACCGGATTGGCGGCAGGAGCAACACCGGTGAGGGAGGTGAAGACCCTGGCCGATACAGTGCCGGATCCGGCCATGAAAACAGGAGAAGTGCCATCAAGCAGGTCGCATCAGGCAGGTTTGGCGTTACAGCCGGATACCTTGTCAATGCCGACGAGATCCAGATAAAAATATCGCAGGGGGCAAAACCTGGTGAAGGCGGACAGCTTCCCGGATTCAAGGTAAATAATATAATTGCGGGGCTCAGGAATTCAACACCGGGCATAACTCTTATCTCTCCTCCCCCCCATCACGACATATATTCCATTGAGGATCTGGCCCAGCTGATATTCGATTTGAAATGCATCAATCCTGCCGCGGTGATCTCGGTAAAACTGGTATCGGAATATGGGGTGGGGACTATTGCAGCAGGGGTTGCAAAAGCTAAAGCTGACCTGATAACGATATCGGGCTGTGAAGGTGGCACGGGCGCGAGTCCTGCCAGTTCAATAAGGCATGCCGGACTTCCTGCAGAGCTTGGCATCGCCGAGACTCACCAGACTCTTGTCCTGAACAATCTGAGGGACAGGGTCAGGCTTCAAACAGACGGACAGCTCAAGACCGGGCATGACGTTATACTTATGGGCATGCTGGGCGCCGAGGAGTTCGGCTTTTCAACCGCTGCCCTTATCGTTCTGGGTTGCGTAATGATGAGGAAGTGCCACCTTAATACTTGTCCCGTAGGAGTGGCCACCCAGGATGAGGAACTCAGGAAACGGTTCCTCGGGAAGGCAGATTATGTGGAAAATTATTTCAGGTTCGTAGCCAGGGAGGTTCGCGAGATTATGGCCGGGGCCGGATTCAGAAAGTTTGATGAACTGGTCGGGCGCGCCGATCTCCTTGAAGTGAGAAAGGATATATCCCACTGGAAAGCAAAACATGCTGATCTGTCGCGCATGCTTTTCTATCCCGAGGCAAACGGCGATTTGCCCAGATACTTTAAAAAGCCACAGGAACACAAGATTTCAGGAATAATTGACAGGGAACTGATCAGGCTGTCATCCAAAGCTGTCAGCCGTGGTGAACGGGTCTGGATATCGAAGCCTATAAGGAACACAGACCGGGCCGCAGGAACCATGCTTTCAGGTGAGATTACCAGGAGGAGAGGCCCCGGTGCACTTCCCGAAGATACGATAAATGCCAGATTTTATGGTTCTGCAGGTCAGAGTTTTGGTGCGTTTCTGGTTAAGGGTATACATTTTCACCTTGAAGGTGATTCAAATGATTACCTGGGCAAGGGACTCTCAGGAGGCCGGATAGTACTTACACCGCCGGCAGGGTCAAAGTTCGCACCCGAGGAGAACATTATAACCGGCAATACAGTTCTTTACGGCGCAACCAGCGGCGAGCTGTTTGTCCGGGGCATCGCAGGTGAACGCTTCGCGGTCAGGAACAGCGGCGCAATTGCTGTTGCAGAAGGAGTCGGCGACCATGGCTGTGAATACATGACCGGCGGCCGGGTTGTGATTCTTGGTTCAACCGGACGGAATTTTGCAGCAGGCATGAGCGGAGGCGTTGCATGGGTGCTTGATTTGAAAGGTAATTTCGATTATTTCTGTAATCGCGGACTGGTTGAGCTGGAGAAACCTGAAGATATTGCAGATATAAGTGAACTGCAGGAGATAATAGGAAAACACCTCCTATATACCGGCAGTAAGCTTGCCGAGAAGATCCTGGTGGAATGGGACGAATATCTTCCCCGGTTCGTTAAGGTGATACCGTTTGAATACAAGAAGGTTCTGCAGGAGATGAAGCTGGAGAACCTCAGAAAGAAGCTTGAGACAACAGACGACAGACCACAGCATCATTACTGAATGGGATAGCAATATTAAAACCTGTTAACATGGGAGATCCAAGGGGATTTATTAAGGTGGCCCGCAAAGAGGGAGGCAACAGGCCGGTACATGAACGGCTGAATGATTTCTCAGAGGTCGAACAGACACTTAATGAGACAGATCGCAAACTGCAGGCATCAAGATGCATGGACTGCGGTGTCCCGTTCTGCCAATGGGCATGTCCGGTAATCAACAGCATGCCCGAGTGGCAGGATGCAATTTACAGGGGCGACTGGAAAGCTGCATCAGATATTCTTCATACAACCAATAATTTTCCGGAATTTACCGGCAGGGTTTGTCCTGCTCCATGTGAAAAGTCATGCGTACTGGCAATACATGAAGAACCTGTAACAATAAGGGAGAATGAAGCGGCGGTAGCTGAGAAGGCGTTTAAAAACGGATATATCACTGCAAGACCGCCTGAGAACCGCACCGGAAAGAGGGTTGCCGTGATTGGGTCGGGGCCGGCGGGACTGGCATGTGCCGACATTCTGAACAGGGATGGACACCTGGTAACTCTGTTTGAAAAGGACGATGAGCCGGGAGGTTTGCTCAGATATGGAATACCTG contains:
- a CDS encoding argininosuccinate synthase, with the translated sequence MTKEKIVLAYSGGLDTSVILKWLIDEGYDVIAYIADVGQDDNFDEAREKALAIGASNVYIEDLKEEFVTGYIFPAIKANAVYESRYLLGTALARPLIAKRQIEIAAAENAGYVSHGATGKGNDQVRFELTYYALNPRIKVFAPWKNKKFLDRFKGRTDLLSYAGEKGIPVKATLKKPYSEDDNLMHISHEAGILEDPGYKAGKDIISRIMMPQDAPDSETHLSITFKDGDPVRVSNTDDNTEKTGALELFNYLNTLGAENGIGLLDMVENRYVGIKSRGVYETPGAEILLKAHMDIEGIAMDREVMRLRNMLSPIFAELVYNGFWFSPEMEFLMAAVNKSQELIDGTVHLTLYKGNVMIDGRESPSSLYDQDLSSMDLEGGFNQQDSEGFIKINAIRLMAHHAITVSRQSS
- the argH gene encoding argininosuccinate lyase, producing MTMKLWEKGKKTDRLVEEFTSGQDRQLDLMLAPWDVLGTIAHVRMLEKSGLLSLSELVNLEKELKAIYARAVSGEFTIDEGVEDVHSQVEILLTAALGETGKKVHAARSRNDQVLVDLKLFTRARLKEISEQMVVLFNTLLRLSNRYKDVMMPGYTHMQVAMPSSFGLWFGAWAECLVDDMILIEAAYRVADQNPLGSAAGFGSSFPVDREMTTSLLGFGNMHVNSVNAQMSRGRMEKTVAFALGTVGSTLSRMAGEICLYSGQNYRFMELPEEFTTGSSIMPHKKNPDIFELVRARGNRLQSVQAEISIICTNLPSGYHRDYQLIKETYLPAFGQLADILSVTNKVVDQIRVNPDILNDPIYRDLYSVEEVNRLVIGGMPFRDAYRTVADNLSEGASAPADMIRHTHIGSTGNPCNEMIQKKMERIMAGFDFTAAEKAIAGLLE
- a CDS encoding glutamate synthase large subunit; the encoded protein is MTNTSMKNNGLYSPENEHDSCGIGFVASIRGKKTHDIVERGLEVLLNMTHRGAESADNVTGDGAGIMVQVPHEFYSAQTKNLPPAGHYGTGLIFLPGNSADREKCEEILLSQVHEEKLGVISLRDVPVNNKALGETALATEPYIKQIFISGNHEQDDMERKLYVIRKLAENTIRNSGIGQKEWFSIPSLSTRVIVYKGMFTPEQLKAYYPDLADNLFASAIALVHSRFSTNTFPAWGLAQPFRYLAHNGEINTIRGNRLWMQTRESLLKTDLFGSDLQKLFPVIEPGKSDSASLDNVLEFLVLTGRSLPHALSMLVPESFNDKNPIPGSLKDYYEYHSTIMEPWDGPASLLFCDGRYVGGTLDRNGLRPSRYLITDDDMIVMGSETGVQEFPPDRIKEKGRLRPGKILLVDTKLGVIISDEELKSQLSKMNPYGNWLRDNRLELENIEIKERVPSGMGSNYPLWMKTFGYTREDIEDMIKPMCIDGKEPTSSMGNDTPPALLSDKPQRLYNYFRQQFAQVTNPAIDPIREGLVMSLTNYIGSLNKNILDESPSICKLVKFKSPVIINTDLKKLKDLDQSGFSHRELSMLFDPAGGSRAMESALEKLCADAEKAVDEKVNFLILTDRGIGPDLAPVPSLLAVSAVHHHLIRSKKRMQTGLIVETAEAREVMHFALLLGYGASVVNPYLAFAVIDELSKKGETGLEYKKARENYILAIDSGILKILSKMGISTLRSYHGAQIFECLGISEEVVNRYFNGTASSIGGIGLDGIAAEAAKPHQQAFAASGSENGFMPVTQGYYSFRMNGEHHGWNPETISLLQWAAKNNDYDKYREYSSHVYLENRKPSFLRGYLDIRKNPVPIDEVEPEEAILKRFVTGAMSYGSISKEAHEALAIAMNRIGGRSNTGEGGEDPGRYSAGSGHENRRSAIKQVASGRFGVTAGYLVNADEIQIKISQGAKPGEGGQLPGFKVNNIIAGLRNSTPGITLISPPPHHDIYSIEDLAQLIFDLKCINPAAVISVKLVSEYGVGTIAAGVAKAKADLITISGCEGGTGASPASSIRHAGLPAELGIAETHQTLVLNNLRDRVRLQTDGQLKTGHDVILMGMLGAEEFGFSTAALIVLGCVMMRKCHLNTCPVGVATQDEELRKRFLGKADYVENYFRFVAREVREIMAGAGFRKFDELVGRADLLEVRKDISHWKAKHADLSRMLFYPEANGDLPRYFKKPQEHKISGIIDRELIRLSSKAVSRGERVWISKPIRNTDRAAGTMLSGEITRRRGPGALPEDTINARFYGSAGQSFGAFLVKGIHFHLEGDSNDYLGKGLSGGRIVLTPPAGSKFAPEENIITGNTVLYGATSGELFVRGIAGERFAVRNSGAIAVAEGVGDHGCEYMTGGRVVILGSTGRNFAAGMSGGVAWVLDLKGNFDYFCNRGLVELEKPEDIADISELQEIIGKHLLYTGSKLAEKILVEWDEYLPRFVKVIPFEYKKVLQEMKLENLRKKLETTDDRPQHHY